A window of the Brachybacterium sacelli genome harbors these coding sequences:
- a CDS encoding phosphoketolase family protein: protein MTTTATWPNSPAHAPTEDELAALHAWWRAANYLSVGQIYLMDNPLLRRPLQREHVKPRLLGHWGTTPGLTFLYAHANRAIRQRGLNAMYITGPGHGGPGLVAASYLEGTYSDVYPAVAQDEDGLKRLFTQFSFPGGIPSHVAPETPGSIHEGGELGYALSHAYGAMFDSPDQIAITVIGDGEAETGPLATSWHSNKFVNPQQDGVVLPILHLNGYKIANPTVLARIGDEELAALLRGYGHTPLFFTGGFDGEDPMTAHERFAGVLDTALDQIAQIKAQAQEDAAAGRETERPAWPMIVFRTPKGWTGPETIDGKQTEGSWRSHQVPLASARDTDEHLADLDTWLRSYRPEELFDEDGRLLEKIADTAPRAEHRMSANPSTNGGSVLRPLRLPDFRDYAVEVPRPGGAISEATRVLGTWLRDVVRENPRSFRIFGPDETASNRLQAVYEETDKQWNADFESHDRDEHLARAGRVMEVLSEHQCQGWLEGYLLTGRHGMFSSYEAFVHIVDSMVNQHAKWLKVTNELEWRRPLASLNYLLSSHVWRQDHNGFSHQDPGFIDHMVNKKAEIVRVYLPPDANTLLSTYDHCLRSRQYVNVVVAGKQPNPTWLSMDEAIVHCTRGLGIWEWAGTEADGEEPDVVLACAGDIPTIETLAAAKILREQVPGLKVRVVNVVDLMRLQDDSEHPHGLAQRDFDGLFGEDIPVVFAYHGYPWLIHRLAYRHDRTSRIHVRGYKEEGTTTTPFDMLMRNDTDRFHLVMDVIDRVEGLTTRYAGLRQQMEDERIRARAYAYEHGEDLPEISGWQWDEEAEEVGTVSATGGDNE, encoded by the coding sequence ATGACCACCACCGCGACCTGGCCGAACTCCCCCGCCCACGCCCCCACCGAGGACGAGCTCGCAGCCCTCCACGCCTGGTGGCGAGCCGCCAACTACCTCTCGGTCGGGCAGATCTACCTGATGGACAACCCCCTGCTGCGCCGGCCGCTGCAGCGCGAGCACGTCAAGCCCCGGCTGCTCGGCCACTGGGGGACCACCCCGGGCCTGACCTTCCTGTACGCCCACGCGAACCGGGCGATCAGGCAGCGGGGCCTGAACGCCATGTACATCACCGGTCCCGGTCACGGCGGACCGGGCCTGGTCGCCGCGAGCTATCTCGAGGGCACCTACTCCGACGTCTACCCTGCCGTGGCCCAGGACGAGGACGGCCTGAAACGCCTGTTCACCCAGTTCTCCTTCCCCGGCGGGATCCCCTCGCACGTGGCCCCGGAGACTCCCGGCTCGATCCACGAAGGCGGCGAGCTCGGCTACGCCCTCTCCCACGCCTACGGCGCGATGTTCGACAGCCCCGATCAGATCGCCATCACGGTGATCGGCGACGGCGAGGCGGAGACCGGGCCGCTGGCCACCTCCTGGCACTCGAACAAGTTCGTCAACCCCCAGCAGGACGGGGTGGTGCTGCCGATCCTGCACCTGAACGGCTACAAGATCGCCAACCCCACGGTGCTGGCCCGCATCGGCGACGAGGAGCTCGCCGCGCTCCTGCGCGGCTACGGCCACACCCCGCTGTTCTTCACCGGCGGCTTCGACGGCGAGGACCCGATGACTGCGCACGAGCGCTTCGCCGGGGTGCTCGATACGGCGCTGGACCAGATCGCACAGATCAAGGCGCAGGCGCAGGAGGATGCCGCCGCCGGTCGCGAGACCGAGCGGCCCGCGTGGCCGATGATCGTCTTCCGCACCCCGAAGGGCTGGACCGGGCCGGAGACGATCGACGGGAAGCAGACCGAGGGCTCCTGGCGCTCGCACCAGGTGCCCCTGGCCAGCGCCCGCGACACCGACGAGCACCTCGCCGATCTCGACACCTGGCTGCGTTCGTACCGTCCCGAGGAGCTGTTCGACGAGGACGGCCGCCTGCTGGAGAAGATCGCCGATACTGCCCCCCGCGCGGAGCACCGGATGTCGGCGAATCCGTCCACCAACGGCGGGTCCGTGCTGAGACCGCTGCGCCTGCCCGACTTCCGCGACTACGCGGTGGAGGTCCCGCGGCCGGGCGGCGCGATCTCCGAGGCCACCCGGGTGCTGGGGACCTGGCTGCGCGACGTGGTGCGCGAGAACCCGAGGTCCTTCCGGATCTTCGGGCCCGACGAGACCGCCTCGAACCGGCTGCAGGCCGTCTACGAGGAGACCGACAAGCAGTGGAACGCCGACTTCGAATCGCACGACCGCGACGAGCACCTCGCGCGGGCCGGTCGGGTGATGGAGGTGCTCTCGGAGCACCAGTGCCAGGGCTGGCTCGAGGGATACCTGCTGACCGGCCGCCACGGCATGTTCTCCTCCTACGAGGCGTTCGTCCACATCGTCGACTCGATGGTCAACCAGCACGCCAAGTGGCTGAAGGTCACCAACGAGCTGGAGTGGCGGCGACCGCTCGCCTCGCTGAACTACCTCCTCAGCTCCCATGTGTGGCGCCAGGACCACAACGGCTTCTCCCATCAGGACCCCGGCTTCATCGATCACATGGTCAACAAGAAGGCCGAGATCGTGCGGGTGTACCTGCCGCCGGATGCGAACACGCTGCTTTCGACCTACGACCACTGCCTGCGCTCGCGCCAGTACGTGAACGTGGTGGTGGCCGGGAAGCAGCCGAACCCCACCTGGCTGTCGATGGATGAGGCGATCGTCCACTGCACGCGCGGCCTGGGCATCTGGGAATGGGCCGGCACCGAGGCCGACGGCGAGGAACCTGACGTGGTGCTGGCCTGCGCCGGTGACATCCCCACGATCGAGACCCTCGCCGCGGCGAAGATCCTGCGCGAGCAGGTCCCCGGGCTGAAGGTGCGGGTGGTCAACGTGGTGGACCTGATGCGGCTGCAGGATGATTCCGAGCATCCTCATGGGCTCGCCCAGCGCGACTTCGACGGGCTCTTCGGCGAGGACATCCCGGTGGTGTTCGCCTATCACGGCTATCCGTGGCTGATCCACCGCCTCGCCTACCGGCACGATCGCACCTCGAGGATCCATGTGCGCGGGTACAAGGAGGAGGGCACCACCACGACGCCCTTCGACATGCTGATGCGCAACGACACCGACCGCTTCCACCTGGTGATGGACGTGATCGACCGTGTCGAGGGCCTGACCACCCGGTACGCGGGACTGCGACAGCAGATGGAGGACGAGCGGATCCGGGCCCGCGCCTACGCCTACGAACATGGCGAGGACCTGCCGGAGATCTCGGGCTGGCAGTGGGACGAAGAGGCCGAGGAGGTCGGGACCGTCTCCGCGACGGGCGGCGACAACGAGTGA